The window AACAAAGCAAATAaagcaacattaaaaaaaaatgaaataaacccAAATCTGTGAGGGATTCATAGCAGATAGTAGCATTACCCACTCTGTGGCCGCCCAACCTGAATTGAAAAGTAATTCCCAAATGATCTGACAAAGAGACATCACAAACTTTACATTATAATCCTGGTCacaatttttaggattttgtgaGGATATTGTCCAGTCAATTAATCCATATTGTTGCACCATATACTGCATGATGAAACTAGAGAAGAGGTCATCAACCCTCTGGGTTTGACTTAACATTTAACTTAACATTAAAGTCATCAGCAATGagatatttttcattaatggTTAAGCCAGTGTTCATTAAGACAGAATATCTAAATTGGATTCGAGGGAAAGCCTGCtctggtatttttaaaaataatgattaaatattatattaaggtGCAATAAAGTTCTATTAAGATCATTGAAGTTCCTTTTTCTTGTGGAAATTGATCCTCTGGcttaaaatcttattaaaaatcCCTCCACTGGCCATATTTAAGAATTTAGAACTTGCTGTAGTATATTTGagagaaaatcaattttaaattacttcacCTGAATGTTAGATGGGGCTAATTACTCAAATACATACCTGTAAAAACTAAATGGACTAAAACATCCTAAAAAAGGGGCACTCATGCACAACCCACAGAAAAAGATCCAGGATTGATTGGGAATATCTTGGTTATTATTAGCATTGGACTGTGACAGCTCGAGGGTGGGTTGCAATCCCTGAAGGTGATTCCTATACCTTTAAGGGCTGAATGTCTGATTGCGCCCTTGAGGAAATATGGTTTTACTACCTTGGTGGTGCTCCCGATACTCCTCTCCCCTCATGTTTTTATAGCCTTAAGGGAGATCCCACAATTTGAACTGTAAACTAGTTTCCTTAAGAACttcatttctttttcaattgtaGTATTCTAGCTAGTTTTGGTTGTATTAATGTAAACTATCTATTATGTCAATCTAACTAACACTTCTTTTTAGCTTTCTATTAGGAAAAACCAACCTCTCACAAATGTTGATGGAAATATCACCAATATAGTGCAAAAGAAAatcttgcaaaaaattaaaaaagaagcaCCCTCAGTTTTACCTATTGGCTAGGTTTAGGTTTTACAATGGATggttataataatttgtaaataacaggattaataaaaatgtttttaattaaaaggttGTTTTACTGATTTTTCACAATTGCatcttaaatttgttattttctaacaaaaaatcattataattaaagCTTCAACAGCCAACAAATTTGGAAGCTTGGATTAATTTAAGGAGAAAAAGTGCCTTTTTGaggaaaaataataactttctgtgtatttttcaaacttatattttattagatgaaattttcaacattaaaatttcattatataAATAATGACGACAAAAtcctcttttaaatttaagttcgaaatatataaactaattaaaatccTCACACTCATTAAAATTACCCTATGTGTTAATGCCATATTTGGACTTCATTTTATCAATCTCCTCTTGCTTTTTGTCCAGGTCTGTCTTTCTGAATGCTTTATTTGCTTGGTAGTAAAGAACCACAAGGTACCTATTACACACATTAAAGCCTGACAAATGGTCACAGGCATTCTTTGCATCAAAAATGTCTTCATATACCACAAAAGCTGTTCCACGAGTCTCAGGGGTGTTCCCCACTCGTATTTGCCTTATAGCCCCATACTTTCCGAATATATCGTACATTTCTTCGCCGGTAATTTTATAGGGCAGATTACGAATGTAGAGAATTCGGTTTATTTCGGGGGGCAATCgaacctacaaaaaaaatatgagtctGCTATTGCTAGGCTTATTTACACAACCAAATTTTACTTACATTGGACTTCCTTTGCATAGCCAACGCCATattgttaaaatgtttatttttttcaaaaaggcGAAAGCTCTAAATTTTTGTCCTCCAATTTCTTTTAGATAGATAATTTGGTTATTACAATAGTAGTTCGATACTATAGGTATTCAACTTTCCAAGCattgaaaacaaaacaaatatgtCCTAACCTTGAAATTGACAAGTGATGTAAGCATACTTTGACATTGACAAGTGACGGTATTTTGATGACGGAAGTCGTTAAGGCCCATATATTGAGGAACACATCAGTTCGCGCTCGTTCGCAAAAAAATCGCCCGAATATATTTAAGTCCGTTTTGATTACTGCGAATATACTAGTGCGCAATTATTTATAGAAACTTCTTTAATGTTCATCAGGAATCCCTTTACTTCTGGTTAAGTATGTAAGtatcctaaatatttttaattttaaagagagTAATGCTGTGACTGGCTGGAAAACTTGATTTAGTGAAGGGTAATGTTagaattattgatttatgtGAGTGTAGTAATACTTTGGTAGAATAAGATGGTTATCATCCCTCCTTAAAACTAGTTAATTTTGCCCtgaaaaaatgtataaaggGAAGACATTTGCCCAAgaggaaatacaataaacaaaaaagttactggcTTGGTAAcacaaactaatcaaaaatcaattatcaaaaaaatatccgTGCAGTCTCACCTTTACGTTCTtcactgtattttttgcaaatctattcgctctcttgataatttattctgttctgcatttttatttggtttggatgTCTTAATTGTCTCATATAcattgatattaaataaattaaaactaatactaagaaatatGATGCTTCTcaactctaaaaaaatatcaaaaacttgatatcaatatttaatgttgattattgtttgtatagcttccctttgactttgacattAGCTTTCTTAGCGGTCTCCCGAGACCGCTAAGAAAACGCTTGAAGCGCCTTATGCGGTGACGTCACAACTTGTTCGCTCGAATGACATGTCTTAAAGACGCTTATaggcgcttactcgctaaaatacgGCTTTAAGTTCTCGTTGACGTTAGTGACAGATGACATATTATATGACAATTGAAAGGTGACAGTGCAGCTCGGTTGGGTCTTCGGTTGCTTGATGAATCTGTCATCTTTAGTTTTACAATACAAATTCctatctattatattaaaaatgcaaataattcgattattataaattatatttttaaatgactgCTTTTTATACATTAATGGTGTACAGTTGTATcttattacactatattttgTTCTATAACTCCTTACCGTGTTAAGAAAAAAGGGTTCAAATTAAGACCCTTCCCTTGGTTCATCCAGAGGattcatagttttttaaagacaaaaaactacttttagTTGTTAAATGGATCTAAAAGCCTTGTAAACAGTCAAGGGTGTttaatttatcaacttattACAGTGCTAGAGGATTTTATCGTTTAATTTTCGCCGGTATTATGTGCCTATGTGAAGGATAATGGCGGATTTTGTGGTCCTCTTGTatgtaaacaaataacaaaagaaTAATATTAGGAATAACTGTTGTCCCTTTTAGATTGCAGACAAGCTAAAGTATCTTGAGAAGATAAAGAAAACAGTGTAATGGAACCAGTGTTGCAAAGGTTGGGAGATGTTACCATCCAAAGACTGGAAAAGCCAAAAGAGCCAGTAAAAAATCCACCTTCTACCAGTCAGAACactttaaaagatttgaaaGCAAAGGAAGAAAATGAAGACTCTGAACATTATAAGTAAGTttatattaataacaatataactataataatataataatatacataataacataataactataatagtttcacttagtaatttaaaatagtagACCGATTTAGTATTGTGGCATTTATGGCAAACAGTAATCAAAAAGGATCATGAAGAGAAAAACCTGTAAGGTATTTCATTGTATATCCTGTATAATAAACGATACCAACACTAAAGcttttaataatgtaaaaaattgtatagtaGACTACAACTATTTTATCATGTTATTATTGCTATATAAATCAGCAATTCCGAAACTGCtggataaatatatatttttgtttgcaaATAAAGAGAAACTATATGATAATTATAGGGGCTTTTAAGATCTAGAAAGAATTAATAAGAGACTGATAGAGATAAGCAGTTGgtccataaaatttttttaacagatcATAAGCTGGTTTCAATTTGTAAACCAACCAACCTCAATAAACACAAATGTCACAAACAAAGGTCGATCATCTACaagttttagtttaaattaaaaagtggaaTTGTATGTACATCTTAAGTATTTgcaatgaaataataattataggcTAGATACCTATATTTCCTTGGAACATGTTAACTCTATACAGGATTCGTACCAAACTcacttttaagaaatatattaatgaaGTTGTTAAATCTTCCTTGAAAACTCTAGGTTTCATGTTTAGATCAAGAGAAGAATTTGAAAGATTGGATTATCAGCTTAAATAATACATCCTAATTAagtgtaaattaatttatgcagcaataGTGTGCTTCCTTAACTATAATCCCCAATATATGTGCAGAGcaggtttttgaaatatctgtGGTTCAAAATTGATAGAATATACCCTCCAAGGGAGTATGATCATAAGTTGCTTTCacaaagatttaattttttatctctgaGGCATTACACTATTGTAAGCagctagttttttaaatttaaactatgcAACTATAAAATTCATCCACCTCattttttaatggatttaaacttttttgttcccTCTATATCTATACCAGAAAACACCTTCCCTCTTATTTagagaataataaataagtatatgtttatttgccaatatgaaaatatctagaaattaCATCCAAATAAAAGGGCAATAAAATGGGTACTCACATAAGCTGCACTAATTTGCCACTTGTTTGTGAAATTCTTGAACAAGTCACATTTTggtagtaaaagtaaaaaacatttgGTAAAACAGTCACATTAGGGATTAGGACACTTTTCAATATTGTAGTCACATTTGAAAGTTTTTGGTCAAGTCCTTTATCTTTTGAAATCTTTTTCACTCTTTACTAGTAACactaatacaataaataagcctaaaattttatttaaaactttataacttTAATAACTCCATTGGAGATAAtccataaaatacattttaagaaatatttcaccaatttatggaaaattgatctttttgttttttgtatccaatttttaagatcatttttaaaacacttatgTTTCATATTATCTTAAAGAAAGAGATTTAGGTAGTATATTCAAGAGCTTTGgtacaatatatttaaaatgtgttgACCGATagcttttttgctttttggaattttgtcatgttcatttttcttttttctggtggTGTAGGGATGTGCTAGAggaattttattcttttttacatTCATTAAAAGAGTAAATGAATATAACTGTCATATGTCCATTATTTTTGTTCCCTCATGAAGTAACTGAGTTGAAAATAACCGATCTTtctcaaaaataactttaattatccATTTTTGTACTGTATTTAGTTGTCTTAGTTGACAGTCCCTTACCCCACCCCACCCTACTGACTTTTAGAATATtgcctgttttaaaaatgttattcattatacaataaataattatattttttagatattatataGGGATCATTCAATGCCTTTAGCACCCAGGTGTGATTGTGTCTAAACCTGGGGCGCAATTATTTTTCAAaccttttatatattttaatatttcctgctaacaaaaatattgaagaattaCAATATGGTGTTGCTGATACATTTTTCTCTAGTAAAGTGATTTCTTCGGCAACATCCACCCTGGGAAAATATACATTGCAGTTCTTCTGAACTTCAGCAAATAGTAttccatattttttcaaatgttcATCAATAAAATATGCCTAATCACAATTTAAGGgcaaactatttaaaaaaattatccttcATAAAATAAGGAATCTTTAatcaagtaatttatttaaggagtagtaaataatttaaaaattttaaatatgtatataaaagcTTGTACTTCAACTGTGTTTTTGATTTCAAACatataaataactttcaaaGATAGCTAGGAATGTAAATATAACACAttgtaatattttccttatctCTTAGTTCATCAGAAGAAGAAAGTGGAGAAGATTATGATGACCCAGATGATGAAAACATTTTCAATCATCCAGGTGGCCCCTCCCAACCTACTCCTACACCAAAACCACCTATTCAGAATCCATTACAAGATCTTAAAAGAAGCCTTCCATCAGTTCCACTGGGCCTAGGTCCAGAGATTACATTTAAGAAGTTCAAGGTGGATATCCCTGAAACTTCACCACAAAAGCCTGCAATTAAACCAGCGCAACAAATCCCAGCGCAAAATCCCGTTCGTTCACTTCAAAACTCCAGTGTTGCAGAGGAAAATGAGCCGAGTATCAGTGATGATGAAATGTCTTATTATGATTCTGAGCTGGAATCTGAGGGAGAGCTTCAAGATCTGGGATCAGACTTAGGACTGAATATGAGTATAGAAGATATGTTTAAAACCCAAAATCTACCTCAGGAGAAACCTAAAGGTTAGTAAATTCTTACTGATTTTCTAAATCTT is drawn from Anthonomus grandis grandis chromosome 1, icAntGran1.3, whole genome shotgun sequence and contains these coding sequences:
- the LOC126737103 gene encoding splicing factor 3B subunit 6, translating into MALAMQRKSNVRLPPEINRILYIRNLPYKITGEEMYDIFGKYGAIRQIRVGNTPETRGTAFVVYEDIFDAKNACDHLSGFNVCNRYLVVLYYQANKAFRKTDLDKKQEEIDKMKSKYGINT